A window from Streptomyces sp. NBC_00335 encodes these proteins:
- a CDS encoding substrate-binding domain-containing protein, with protein MRERVDERHKRALRLVREHGSVRVSDLATELGISVETARRDVAALSDAGLVRRLHGSALWPTARLSPREARLAREAPPVAPRGLVLGMVVPAAGYFYPSVIRGARDAAADVGARLLVATTEYDRDRDKTRIDTLIEAGATGLLLTPSWGMDGPGPGDLQELADLPVPAVLVERHVPAGSPGAEIDRVSSAHADGAAAGVRHLAALGHRRVALLSRATHTSPALRQGYRAAAGSLGLPEDDLSPAGGLEPGGADHFERRLDRLLGLASAGEVRAALVHPDSAAIDLLQRLTARGLRVPEDFSIVCYDDELATLADVPLTSVGPVKGAVGEAALNLLLRRLENPGAESSHVALLPRLKVRNSCGAPVTAS; from the coding sequence ATGCGGGAGAGGGTGGACGAGCGGCACAAGAGGGCGCTGCGGCTGGTGCGGGAGCACGGGAGCGTGCGGGTGTCCGACCTCGCCACCGAGCTCGGAATCTCCGTGGAAACCGCTCGCCGCGACGTCGCGGCGCTCTCCGACGCGGGGCTCGTACGGAGACTGCACGGGTCGGCGCTGTGGCCGACCGCGCGCCTGAGCCCCCGTGAGGCACGCCTTGCGCGCGAGGCGCCCCCGGTCGCACCCCGCGGGCTCGTGCTCGGGATGGTGGTCCCGGCGGCCGGCTACTTCTACCCGTCGGTCATTCGCGGTGCCCGGGACGCGGCTGCCGATGTCGGCGCCCGGCTGCTCGTCGCGACCACCGAGTACGACAGGGACCGGGACAAGACGCGCATCGACACCCTCATCGAGGCGGGCGCCACCGGACTGCTGCTCACCCCCAGTTGGGGCATGGACGGCCCGGGCCCCGGCGACCTCCAGGAGCTCGCGGACCTGCCGGTCCCCGCCGTGCTGGTGGAGCGGCACGTACCGGCGGGCTCGCCCGGAGCGGAGATCGACCGGGTCAGCTCGGCCCATGCGGACGGCGCCGCCGCCGGCGTACGCCATCTGGCGGCCCTCGGCCATCGCCGCGTGGCCCTGCTGTCCCGCGCCACGCACACCTCGCCCGCCCTGCGGCAGGGGTACCGCGCCGCGGCCGGTTCCCTCGGCCTGCCCGAGGACGACCTCTCCCCGGCCGGAGGGCTGGAGCCCGGCGGGGCCGATCACTTCGAGCGGCGCCTCGACCGGCTGCTCGGACTCGCCTCCGCGGGCGAGGTGCGCGCCGCACTCGTACACCCCGACTCCGCCGCGATCGACCTGCTCCAGCGGCTGACCGCGCGGGGCCTGCGCGTGCCGGAGGACTTCTCGATCGTCTGCTACGACGACGAGTTGGCAACGCTGGCGGACGTGCCCCTGACCTCGGTCGGACCCGTCAAGGGCGCGGTCGGCGAAGCAGCGCTGAACCTGCTGCTGCGGCGGCTGGAGAACCCCGGGGCCGAGAGTTCGCACGTCGCGCTGCTGCCACGGCTGAAGGTGCGGAACTCGTGCGGCGCCCCGGTGACCGCTTCTTGA
- a CDS encoding MFS transporter — protein sequence MDLDRQGWSRCLLSGAVFAVCMAGTTLPTPLYGLYQEKFGFSALMVTVVYAVYAFGVIGVLLLAGNASDAVGRRPVLLAGLGFAALSAVCFLCADGMPWLYAGRLLSGLSAGLFTGAATAYVMELAPPGGAARATFVATAANMGGLGCGPLLAGVLSQYASWPLYLPFVVHLALVAVAAVVLLRLPETVRERRPLSTVRPQRPALPPQVRAVFGPAAIAAFVGFALFGVFTSVSPAFLAQSLDVHNRALSGLVVALAFFASTAGQLAVGRVGLERSLPLGCAALLAGLALLAGALWWDLLALVVLSALVGGLGQGLAFRGALSAVAGASPADQRAAVISTLFLVAYTGISLPVIGVGVLEGPLGLEGAGLVFIGCMAVLVLTAAGYLLRRPARAAAN from the coding sequence ATGGACCTTGATCGACAAGGCTGGAGCCGGTGCCTGCTGAGCGGGGCGGTGTTCGCCGTGTGCATGGCCGGCACCACGCTGCCGACCCCCCTCTACGGGCTCTACCAGGAGAAGTTCGGCTTCTCCGCGCTGATGGTGACCGTGGTGTACGCCGTGTACGCCTTCGGAGTCATCGGCGTACTGCTGCTGGCGGGCAATGCCTCGGACGCCGTGGGCCGCCGGCCGGTCCTGCTGGCGGGTCTGGGGTTCGCCGCGCTGAGCGCCGTCTGCTTCCTGTGCGCCGACGGGATGCCCTGGCTGTACGCGGGCCGGCTGCTGTCGGGCCTGTCCGCCGGCCTGTTCACCGGGGCCGCCACGGCCTACGTGATGGAGCTGGCACCGCCCGGCGGCGCCGCGCGGGCCACGTTCGTGGCGACGGCCGCCAACATGGGCGGACTGGGCTGCGGTCCGCTGCTCGCCGGAGTCCTCTCGCAGTACGCCTCCTGGCCGCTGTACCTGCCGTTCGTGGTGCACCTCGCGCTCGTGGCGGTCGCGGCCGTGGTCCTGCTGCGGCTTCCCGAGACGGTCCGTGAGCGGCGGCCGCTGAGCACCGTACGACCGCAGCGGCCCGCGCTGCCCCCGCAGGTGCGAGCGGTGTTCGGGCCGGCCGCGATCGCCGCGTTCGTGGGTTTCGCCCTGTTCGGCGTGTTCACCTCCGTCAGCCCGGCGTTCCTCGCGCAGTCCCTGGACGTGCACAACCGCGCCCTGAGCGGACTGGTCGTCGCACTGGCCTTCTTCGCCTCGACCGCCGGCCAGCTGGCGGTCGGCCGTGTCGGCCTGGAGCGCTCGCTGCCGCTCGGGTGCGCCGCGCTCCTCGCCGGACTGGCGCTGCTCGCGGGCGCGCTGTGGTGGGACCTGCTGGCGCTGGTGGTGCTGAGCGCCCTCGTCGGCGGACTGGGGCAGGGGCTGGCCTTCCGCGGGGCACTGTCCGCGGTGGCCGGGGCGTCTCCCGCGGACCAGCGGGCAGCGGTGATCTCCACCCTGTTCCTGGTCGCGTACACCGGCATCTCGCTGCCCGTGATCGGGGTGGGCGTACTGGAAGGCCCCCTCGGGCTGGAGGGTGCGGGACTGGTGTTCATCGGCTGCATGGCGGTGCTCGTCCTGACCGCGGCCGGCTACCTGCTCAGGCGCCCGGCGCGGGCCGCCGCGAACTGA
- a CDS encoding xanthine dehydrogenase small subunit → MVAARITVNGKETPIAPAAAHTTVLDFLRDRGLTGTKEGCAEGECGACSVLVARPGVNKPTDWVAVNACLVPALALDGQEVVTSEGLATVDASGAPTALHPVQEEMAVRGGSQCGYCTPGFICSMASEYYRPDRCAHASPAAGETADPAEGTDPEHGPNGFDLHALSGNLCRCTGYRPIRDAAFAVGSPTEDDVLAQRREQSPPEAAATEYAQDGSEFLRPGTLAETVRLLRERPGAVVVAGSTDWGVEVNIRSRRADCVVAVDRLPELRELRVESGHIEIGAAQTLTEIERRLDGSVSLLAELFPQFASRLIRNSATLGGNLGTGSPIGDSPPVLLALEASLLLAGADGEREVPLAEYFTGYRQSVRRPGELIRAVRIPLPLSPVTAFHKIAKRRFDDISSVAVAFALDIEDGIVRKARIGLGGVAATPIRALSTEAALEGNAWTAQTVEAAARILRAEGTPMDDHRASALYRSAMLGQSLHKLYARTTEAAKS, encoded by the coding sequence GTGGTAGCCGCGCGGATCACGGTCAACGGGAAAGAAACACCGATCGCTCCGGCCGCAGCCCACACCACGGTGCTGGACTTCCTGCGCGACCGCGGCCTCACCGGCACCAAAGAGGGCTGCGCCGAAGGCGAATGCGGCGCCTGTTCGGTGCTCGTCGCCCGGCCGGGGGTGAACAAGCCCACCGACTGGGTGGCGGTCAACGCCTGTCTGGTGCCGGCCCTGGCACTCGACGGGCAGGAGGTCGTCACCTCCGAAGGCCTCGCCACCGTCGACGCGTCCGGCGCACCCACGGCGCTGCACCCCGTACAGGAGGAGATGGCCGTCCGCGGCGGCTCCCAATGCGGTTACTGCACACCGGGGTTCATCTGCAGCATGGCCTCCGAGTACTACCGGCCCGACCGCTGCGCACACGCGTCCCCGGCTGCCGGGGAGACCGCGGACCCGGCCGAGGGCACCGACCCGGAGCACGGCCCGAACGGCTTCGACCTGCACGCGCTGAGCGGAAACCTGTGCCGCTGCACCGGCTACCGTCCGATCCGCGATGCCGCCTTCGCCGTGGGCTCGCCCACCGAGGACGACGTCCTGGCACAGCGCCGCGAGCAGTCGCCGCCCGAGGCGGCCGCCACCGAATACGCCCAGGACGGGAGCGAGTTCCTGCGTCCCGGCACTCTCGCGGAGACGGTACGACTGCTGCGCGAGCGGCCCGGGGCGGTCGTGGTCGCGGGCAGTACCGACTGGGGCGTGGAGGTGAACATCCGTTCCCGCCGGGCCGATTGCGTGGTCGCGGTCGACCGGCTCCCCGAACTGCGGGAGCTGCGGGTCGAGTCCGGGCACATCGAGATCGGGGCGGCGCAGACGCTCACCGAGATCGAACGCCGGCTCGACGGCAGCGTCTCGCTCCTGGCGGAGCTGTTCCCGCAGTTCGCGTCCCGGCTGATCCGCAACAGCGCCACCCTCGGCGGCAACCTGGGGACCGGCTCCCCCATCGGTGACAGCCCGCCCGTGCTGCTCGCGCTGGAGGCCTCGCTGCTGCTGGCCGGCGCGGACGGTGAGCGCGAGGTCCCCCTGGCCGAGTACTTCACCGGCTACCGGCAGAGCGTGCGCCGTCCCGGCGAGCTGATCCGCGCGGTGCGCATCCCGCTCCCGCTGTCGCCCGTCACGGCCTTCCACAAGATCGCCAAGCGGCGCTTCGACGACATCTCCAGCGTCGCGGTCGCCTTCGCCCTCGACATCGAGGACGGGATCGTCCGCAAGGCGCGCATCGGCCTGGGCGGCGTGGCCGCCACCCCGATCCGCGCCCTCTCCACCGAGGCGGCCCTGGAGGGCAACGCCTGGACGGCGCAGACCGTCGAGGCCGCGGCCCGGATCCTGCGGGCCGAGGGCACCCCGATGGACGACCACCGCGCCAGCGCCCTCTACCGCTCCGCGATGCTCGGCCAGAGCCTGCACAAGCTGTACGCGCGAACCACCGAGGCGGCGAAGTCATGA
- a CDS encoding glycoside hydrolase family 35 protein, with the protein MTTLATDETGFLRNGHPHRIVSAAIHYFRVHPDLWADRLLRLRAMGVNTIETYVAWNVHEPSPGAFSFDGPNDVAAFIRTAGDLGLDVIVRPGPYICAEWDFGGLPGWLLADRTIRIRRRDPAYLAAVDAWFDTLAPVLAPLLGSRGGPVVAVGVENEYGSFGNDTGYLEHLRDGLVRRGIDCLLFTTDGADHGFQLGGRIPGVLTTGTFGSRPESSLATLRAYQPQGPLVCVEYWHGWFDHWGEPHHTRDPEDAAATLDSLLAAGASVNIYMGHGGTNFGWWNGANHDGTTYQPDVTSYDYDAPVGEAGELTRKFHLFREVIARHTGPVTHEPPALLPRVVPRLLSVDGRVSLADSLDALSKPVHHVEPLTMEEAGQSLGLIHYRTRLRGPLPEAALRIDGLADRAQVFLDGRGIGLLERDEPLAALPVSVPDGGAELDILVENQGRINYGPLLADRKGIRDGVRLDNQYQFGWEIRPLPLDDLSGLDFGHGALPQGPSFHRVTVELDSAADAFIALPGWTKGVVWLNGFALGRFWERGPQKTLYAPGPLWRAGENTLVILELHRSGTTVELRDAPDLGTEAPAPIPVW; encoded by the coding sequence ATCACGACGCTGGCCACGGACGAGACCGGCTTCCTGCGGAACGGCCACCCGCACCGGATCGTCTCCGCGGCCATCCACTACTTCCGGGTGCACCCGGACCTCTGGGCCGACCGCCTGCTGCGCCTGCGCGCGATGGGCGTGAACACCATCGAGACCTATGTGGCCTGGAACGTCCACGAGCCCAGCCCCGGCGCGTTCTCCTTCGACGGACCCAACGACGTGGCGGCCTTCATCCGCACCGCCGGCGACCTGGGCCTCGACGTCATCGTCCGGCCGGGCCCCTACATCTGCGCCGAATGGGACTTCGGCGGACTGCCCGGATGGCTGCTGGCCGACCGCACCATCCGGATCCGCCGCCGCGACCCCGCCTACCTGGCCGCGGTCGACGCGTGGTTCGACACCCTGGCCCCCGTACTGGCCCCCCTCCTCGGCAGCCGGGGCGGGCCGGTGGTGGCGGTGGGCGTCGAGAACGAATACGGCAGCTTCGGCAACGACACCGGCTATCTGGAACACCTCCGCGACGGCTTGGTCCGACGGGGCATCGACTGCCTGCTGTTCACCACCGACGGCGCCGACCACGGGTTCCAGCTCGGCGGGCGCATCCCCGGCGTGCTGACCACCGGGACCTTCGGCTCGCGCCCCGAGAGCTCGCTCGCGACCCTGCGCGCGTACCAGCCGCAGGGGCCGCTGGTCTGCGTGGAGTACTGGCACGGCTGGTTCGACCACTGGGGCGAGCCGCACCACACGCGCGACCCGGAGGATGCCGCCGCCACCCTGGACAGCCTGCTCGCCGCGGGCGCCTCGGTGAACATCTACATGGGCCACGGCGGCACCAACTTCGGCTGGTGGAACGGCGCCAACCACGACGGCACCACCTACCAGCCCGACGTCACCAGCTACGACTACGACGCCCCCGTCGGCGAGGCCGGCGAACTCACCCGGAAGTTCCACCTCTTCCGCGAGGTCATCGCCCGGCACACCGGCCCCGTCACCCATGAACCCCCCGCTCTGCTCCCCCGCGTGGTTCCCCGGCTCCTCTCCGTCGACGGACGCGTCTCGCTGGCCGACTCCCTGGACGCGCTCTCCAAGCCCGTGCACCACGTCGAGCCGCTGACCATGGAGGAGGCCGGCCAGTCCCTGGGCCTGATCCACTACCGGACCCGCCTCCGCGGACCCCTGCCCGAGGCGGCGCTGCGCATCGACGGCCTGGCCGACCGGGCCCAAGTGTTCCTGGACGGACGGGGGATCGGGCTCCTGGAGCGGGACGAACCGCTCGCGGCCCTGCCCGTCTCCGTGCCCGACGGAGGCGCGGAGCTCGACATCCTGGTGGAGAACCAGGGGCGGATCAACTACGGGCCCCTGCTGGCAGATCGCAAGGGCATCCGCGACGGGGTCAGGCTGGACAACCAGTACCAGTTCGGCTGGGAGATCAGGCCGCTTCCCCTCGACGACCTGTCCGGACTCGACTTCGGCCACGGCGCGCTCCCGCAAGGCCCCTCGTTCCACCGGGTCACCGTCGAACTGGACTCCGCAGCGGACGCGTTCATCGCCCTCCCGGGATGGACCAAGGGCGTGGTCTGGCTGAACGGCTTCGCCCTGGGCAGGTTCTGGGAGCGGGGCCCGCAGAAGACGCTGTACGCACCGGGCCCCCTGTGGCGGGCGGGCGAGAACACCCTGGTGATCCTCGAACTCCACCGGTCCGGGACCACCGTCGAACTCCGCGACGCACCGGACCTCGGTACGGAGGCGCCCGCGCCCATTCCCGTCTGGTAG
- a CDS encoding serine hydrolase domain-containing protein encodes MSRRPHGQSGRIRPSLRLAAATAACGALLAVSVQPAQAGADRNPPAGSALHKELRELVERPDGPPGVIAVLRDGDRTEVYRAGVGDVESGRPPRATDHMRIASVAKAFSGAVALGLVDRGRLHLDDTIGEVLPGQPSAWHGVTLRQLLNHTSGLPDYSASQGFFDIISQDPRHRFDSRRLLEFVADQDLAFQPGSRYAYSNSDNIAIALMAEAATGRRYETLLRELVYEPLGMRATSLPQGYRLPEPYLHGYQIDPQEGPVDVSEAVGASGAWASGGIVSTPKDLTAFIRGYAGGALVSERTRRQQFRFIPGALSQPPGPGRTEAGLAIFRYTTRCGTVYGHTGNTAGYTQFAAASADGRRSITFSITTQTSLTINPDLLEQVREVQEDFVCALLRK; translated from the coding sequence GTGTCCCGACGCCCGCACGGCCAATCCGGCCGGATCCGTCCGTCGCTGCGCCTGGCCGCCGCCACCGCCGCGTGCGGCGCCCTGCTCGCCGTCTCCGTGCAGCCCGCACAGGCCGGAGCGGACCGCAATCCGCCCGCCGGGTCCGCCCTCCACAAGGAGCTGCGCGAGCTGGTGGAGCGGCCCGACGGTCCCCCCGGGGTCATCGCCGTCCTGCGCGACGGCGACCGTACGGAGGTCTACCGGGCGGGCGTCGGCGACGTGGAGAGCGGCCGGCCGCCGCGGGCCACGGACCACATGCGGATCGCCAGCGTCGCCAAGGCCTTCAGCGGAGCGGTGGCCCTCGGGCTCGTCGACCGCGGCCGGCTGCACCTCGACGACACGATCGGAGAGGTGCTGCCCGGGCAGCCGTCCGCGTGGCACGGAGTGACGCTTCGTCAATTGCTGAACCACACCAGCGGGTTGCCCGACTACTCGGCCTCCCAGGGGTTCTTCGACATCATCTCCCAGGACCCCCGCCACCGCTTCGACTCCCGCCGCCTGCTGGAGTTCGTAGCGGACCAGGACCTCGCCTTCCAGCCGGGCAGTCGCTACGCGTACTCCAACTCCGACAACATCGCCATCGCCCTCATGGCCGAGGCCGCCACCGGACGCCGGTACGAGACGCTGCTGCGCGAGCTCGTCTACGAGCCGCTGGGCATGCGGGCCACGAGCCTGCCCCAGGGGTACCGCTTGCCCGAGCCCTACCTCCACGGCTACCAGATCGACCCGCAGGAGGGGCCCGTCGACGTCAGCGAGGCCGTGGGCGCCTCGGGGGCCTGGGCGTCCGGCGGCATCGTCTCGACGCCGAAGGACCTGACCGCCTTCATCCGGGGCTACGCGGGCGGCGCCCTCGTCTCGGAGCGCACCCGGCGCCAGCAGTTCCGGTTCATCCCCGGCGCCCTGTCCCAGCCCCCCGGCCCCGGCCGCACCGAGGCGGGCCTGGCGATCTTCCGCTACACCACGCGCTGCGGAACGGTGTACGGCCACACCGGCAACACCGCCGGCTACACGCAGTTCGCGGCGGCCTCGGCGGACGGCCGGCGCTCGATCACCTTCTCCATCACCACGCAGACGTCCCTGACCATCAACCCCGACCTGCTGGAACAGGTCAGGGAGGTCCAGGAGGACTTCGTCTGCGCCCTGCTGCGCAAGTGA
- the xdhB gene encoding xanthine dehydrogenase molybdopterin binding subunit: MSQLSQRPEKPVVGVSMPHESANLHVTGAALYTDDLVHRTKDVLHAYPVQVMKAHGRITALRTEPALAVPGVVRVLTGADVPGVNDAGMKHDEPLFPDTVMFHGHAVAWVLGESVEAARLGAAAVEVELDEQPSVITLREAIETGSFHGARPLMVTGDVDAGFEDSAHVFTGEFQFSDQEHFYLETHAALALLDENGQMFVQSSTQHPSETQEIVAHVLGLHSHEVTVQCLRMGGGFGGKEMQPHGFAAVAALGAKLTGRPVRVRLNRTQDLTMSGKRHGFHATWKIGFDAEGRIQALDATLTADGGWSLDLSEPVVARALCHIDNTYWIPNARVAGRIAKTNKVSNTAFRGFGGPQGMLVIEDIMGRCAPQLGLDPMELRERNFYRQGQSTPYGQPVPYPERISVIWQQVKEDAALAERGREIAAFNAAHPHTKRALAMTGIKFGISFNLTAFNQAGALVLVYKDGSVLINHGGTEMGQGLHTKMLQVAATTLGIPLHKVRLAPTRTDKVPNTSATAASAGADLNGAAVKNACEQIRERLLQVAGTQLGTNASDVRIVEGVARALGSDKELAWDDLVRTAYFQRVQLSAAGFYRTEGLHWDAKAFHGSPFKYFSYGAAATEVEVDGFTGAYRIRRVDIVHDVGDSLSPMIDIGQVEGGFVQGAGWLTLEDMRWDSGDGPNRGRLLTQAASTYKLPSFSEMPEEFHVRLLENATEEGAVYGSKAVGEPPLMLAFSVREALRQAAAEFGPAGISVELASPATPEAVYWAIEGARRGGAPLGDGPAPERSGVLADASASSNV, encoded by the coding sequence ATGAGCCAGTTGTCCCAGCGTCCCGAGAAGCCCGTCGTCGGGGTTTCGATGCCGCACGAGAGCGCGAACCTGCACGTCACCGGTGCTGCGCTCTACACCGACGACCTGGTCCACCGCACCAAGGACGTCCTGCACGCCTACCCGGTCCAGGTCATGAAGGCCCACGGCAGGATCACGGCGCTGCGCACCGAACCGGCGCTCGCCGTGCCCGGTGTGGTCCGCGTACTGACCGGGGCCGATGTGCCCGGCGTCAACGACGCCGGAATGAAGCACGACGAACCCCTCTTCCCCGACACGGTCATGTTCCACGGCCACGCGGTCGCCTGGGTCCTGGGCGAGAGCGTGGAGGCGGCCCGGCTCGGTGCGGCGGCCGTCGAGGTGGAACTCGACGAACAGCCCTCCGTGATCACCTTGCGGGAGGCGATCGAAACCGGGAGCTTCCACGGCGCCCGGCCCCTGATGGTGACCGGTGACGTGGACGCCGGCTTCGAGGACTCCGCGCACGTGTTCACCGGCGAGTTCCAGTTCTCCGACCAGGAACACTTCTACCTCGAAACGCACGCGGCGCTCGCTCTCCTCGACGAGAACGGGCAGATGTTCGTCCAGAGCAGCACCCAGCACCCCTCGGAGACCCAGGAGATCGTCGCCCACGTACTCGGCCTGCACAGCCACGAGGTGACGGTGCAGTGCCTGCGGATGGGCGGCGGCTTCGGCGGCAAGGAGATGCAGCCGCACGGGTTCGCGGCCGTCGCCGCGCTCGGCGCCAAGCTCACCGGCCGGCCGGTCCGCGTACGGCTCAACCGGACCCAGGACCTGACCATGTCCGGCAAGCGCCACGGGTTCCACGCCACGTGGAAGATCGGCTTCGACGCCGAGGGCCGCATCCAGGCCCTGGACGCCACGCTGACCGCCGACGGCGGCTGGAGCCTGGACCTGTCCGAGCCCGTGGTGGCCCGCGCGCTGTGCCACATCGACAACACCTACTGGATCCCCAACGCGCGCGTCGCCGGCCGCATCGCCAAGACCAACAAGGTCTCCAACACCGCCTTCCGCGGTTTCGGCGGACCCCAGGGCATGCTGGTGATCGAGGACATCATGGGCCGGTGCGCGCCGCAGCTCGGCCTGGATCCGATGGAGCTGCGCGAGCGCAACTTCTACCGGCAGGGCCAGTCGACGCCGTACGGGCAGCCCGTCCCCTACCCCGAGCGGATCTCCGTCATCTGGCAGCAGGTCAAGGAGGACGCCGCGCTGGCCGAGCGGGGGCGCGAGATCGCGGCCTTCAACGCCGCGCACCCCCACACCAAGCGGGCGCTCGCGATGACCGGGATCAAGTTCGGCATCTCCTTCAACCTCACCGCCTTCAACCAGGCCGGCGCCCTGGTGCTGGTCTACAAGGACGGCTCCGTCCTGATCAACCACGGCGGCACCGAGATGGGGCAGGGCCTGCACACCAAGATGCTGCAGGTGGCCGCGACCACGCTGGGCATCCCGCTGCACAAGGTGCGGCTGGCCCCGACGCGCACCGACAAGGTGCCCAACACCTCGGCGACCGCCGCCAGTGCGGGTGCGGACCTCAACGGCGCGGCGGTGAAGAACGCCTGCGAGCAGATCCGCGAGCGGCTGCTGCAGGTGGCCGGCACGCAGCTGGGTACGAACGCCTCGGACGTGCGCATCGTCGAGGGCGTCGCGCGCGCCCTCGGCAGCGACAAGGAGCTGGCCTGGGACGACCTGGTGCGCACCGCGTACTTCCAGCGGGTCCAGCTCTCGGCGGCCGGCTTCTACCGGACCGAGGGCCTGCACTGGGACGCCAAGGCGTTCCACGGCTCGCCGTTCAAGTACTTCTCCTACGGTGCGGCCGCGACCGAGGTGGAAGTGGACGGTTTCACGGGCGCGTACCGGATCCGGCGCGTGGACATCGTCCACGATGTCGGCGACAGCCTCTCCCCGATGATCGACATCGGTCAGGTCGAGGGCGGTTTCGTCCAGGGCGCGGGCTGGCTGACGCTGGAGGACATGCGCTGGGACTCCGGCGACGGACCGAACCGCGGCCGCCTGCTCACCCAGGCGGCGAGCACGTACAAGCTGCCGAGCTTCTCGGAGATGCCCGAGGAGTTCCACGTCAGGCTGCTGGAGAACGCCACCGAGGAGGGCGCGGTCTACGGGTCCAAAGCGGTCGGTGAGCCCCCGCTGATGCTGGCCTTCTCCGTACGGGAGGCCCTGCGGCAGGCGGCCGCGGAGTTCGGGCCCGCCGGGATCAGCGTGGAGCTGGCCTCGCCGGCCACGCCCGAGGCGGTGTACTGGGCGATCGAAGGGGCCCGCCGGGGCGGTGCGCCGCTCGGCGACGGGCCGGCGCCCGAGCGCAGCGGGGTCCTCGCCGACGCAAGCGCTTCGAGCAATGTCTGA
- the xdhC gene encoding xanthine dehydrogenase accessory protein XdhC, protein MSWVAAVARLRARREAGVLVTVAAVRGHAPRRAGAKLVVGRTGTWGSIGGGNIEAVAIDRARELSGAADPEPELMEFALNDKVTSRHGVQCCGGAVTVLLEPLPVVQAVAVFGVGHVGLELARILARQDLDLHLVDSRPDMLTEERLSVLADAVAQVHVHHTPLLPETVLGELPPGTHVLIMTHDHAEDAALCDAALRTDGLGSIGLIGSSAKWARFRQRLATEGGHDAGTIDRITTPIGLTEITGKEPATIAVSVAADLLRTFERDRHWAGPVPGPVPGPAPAPVPDTMAEVAYPTAAGGA, encoded by the coding sequence ATGAGCTGGGTCGCCGCGGTCGCGCGGTTGCGGGCACGCCGGGAAGCCGGGGTGCTCGTGACCGTCGCGGCCGTGCGCGGCCACGCGCCCCGGCGGGCCGGTGCCAAGCTCGTGGTGGGACGGACCGGGACCTGGGGTTCGATCGGCGGCGGCAACATCGAGGCCGTCGCCATCGACCGGGCGCGCGAACTGAGCGGCGCGGCCGATCCGGAGCCGGAGCTGATGGAGTTCGCCCTCAACGACAAGGTCACCAGCCGGCACGGTGTGCAGTGCTGCGGCGGAGCCGTCACCGTGCTGCTCGAACCGCTGCCGGTGGTCCAGGCCGTGGCCGTCTTCGGCGTCGGGCACGTCGGACTGGAACTGGCGCGGATCCTGGCCCGCCAGGACCTCGACCTGCACCTCGTCGACAGCCGCCCCGACATGCTCACCGAGGAACGGCTCAGTGTGCTCGCCGACGCGGTGGCGCAGGTGCACGTGCACCACACCCCGCTGCTTCCGGAGACGGTGCTCGGGGAGCTGCCGCCCGGCACCCACGTCCTGATCATGACGCACGATCACGCCGAGGACGCCGCGCTGTGCGACGCCGCCCTGCGCACCGACGGTCTCGGCTCGATCGGTCTGATCGGCTCGTCCGCGAAGTGGGCGCGGTTCCGGCAGCGCCTGGCCACCGAGGGCGGTCACGACGCCGGCACCATCGACCGGATCACGACGCCGATCGGGCTGACCGAGATCACGGGCAAGGAGCCCGCCACGATCGCGGTGAGCGTCGCGGCGGACCTGCTCCGCACCTTCGAGCGGGACCGTCATTGGGCGGGCCCGGTCCCCGGCCCGGTCCCTGGCCCGGCCCCGGCCCCGGTCCCGGACACGATGGCCGAGGTGGCGTACCCGACGGCGGCGGGCGGCGCATGA